A region from the Arachis ipaensis cultivar K30076 chromosome B01, Araip1.1, whole genome shotgun sequence genome encodes:
- the LOC107648192 gene encoding uncharacterized protein LOC107648192: MAKDCPRGRNQNAGRNQHQGRVFVVNASDAAKADPLMRGNCLFGEKILVVLYDTGATHSFIAFDEVEEQRMKMSKLAFDLHVHTPYQMVATRSGCRNVFFKIEDREFVHDLIYLPMVGLEMILEFDWSSKNRVLLDCFERSIRFMPEGK, from the coding sequence ATGGCAAAGGACTGTCCTCGTGGAAGAAACCAGAATGCGGGACGAAATCAACACCAAGGCCGAGTGTTTGTTGTGAATGCCAGTGATGCTGCTAAGGCGGATCCTTTGATGAGAGGTAACTGTTTATTTGGTGAGAAAATATTGGTTGTATTGTATGATACTGGAGCCACACATTCGTTTATTGCATTTGATGAAGTTGAAGAACAAAGGATGAAAATGTCAAAATTAGCTTTCGATTTGCATGTGCATACCCCGTATCAGATGGTTGCAACTAGATCAGGTTGTAGGAATGTATTTTTCAAGATTGAGGATAGAGAATTTGTTCATGATTTAATCTATTTGCCAATGGTTgggttggagatgattttggAGTTTGATTGGTCGTCCAAGAATCGGgtattgttggattgctttgagcgATCTATTCGGTTTATGCCGGAAGGAAAATGA